In a genomic window of Gossypium arboreum isolate Shixiya-1 chromosome 9, ASM2569848v2, whole genome shotgun sequence:
- the LOC108457385 gene encoding cyclin-dependent kinase inhibitor 5-like, which yields MGKYIRKAKTAGEVAVMELSQASLGVRTRAKTLALQRLQKSSTSSPPTVVSAPATGDGSFLQLRSRRLEKPPLVVHHHVSKRHKQQQQGSKKDSCVQNPNPNSYSRVRPCGGSNSEKKKGEDIVQEDNGNDNSINYGNLNNNHNESNDFGGVEASFGENILDMEARERGTRESTPCSLIRDSESIRTPGSATRPTNSADTNQRVQNSTQRHTPTSHEMDEFFSLTEEDQQRQFIEKYNFDPVKDKPLPGRYQWEKMDP from the exons ATGGGTAAGTACATTAGGAAGGCCAAAACGGCAGGGGAGGTTGCCGTAATGGAGCTTTCCCAGGCTTCTCTCGGGGTTCGGACCAGGGCCAAAACCCTCGCCCTTCAACGCCTACAGAAATCCTCCACTTCTTCTCCGCCTACGGTTGTTTCGGCTCCGGCTACAGGAGACGGCTCGTTTCTCCAGCTGCGGAGTCGACGGTTAGAGAAACCGCCGCTTGTGGTGCACCACCATGTTTCGAAGAGGCACAAGCAGCAGCAACAGGGGAGTAAGAAGGATAGCTGTGTGCAGAATCCTAACCCTAATTCGTATTCTAGGGTTCGACCGTGTGGCGGTTCGAATTCGGAAAAGAAAAAAGGTGAAGACATTGTGCAAGAAGATAATGGAAATGATAATAGTATTAACTACGGCAATCTTAACAATAATCATAATGAAAGCAATGATTTTGGTGGTGTTGAAGCTTCTTTTGGAGAAAATATTTTGGACATGGAAGCTAGAGAGAG GGGCACTAGGGAATCAACTCCTTGCAGCTTGATAAGGGACTCGGAGAGTATAAGAACCCCAGGTTCTGCTACTAGGCCTACCAACTCAGCAGATACTAACCAGAGAGTACAGAATTCAACGCAGCGACATACACCAACATCACATGAAATGGATGAGTTCTTTTCTCTCACAGAAGAAGACCAGCAAAGACAATTCATTGAGAA GTACAACTTCGATCCAGTGAAAGATAAGCCACTTCCCGGGCGTTATCAATGGGAGAAAATGGACCCCTAA